The Lycium ferocissimum isolate CSIRO_LF1 chromosome 10, AGI_CSIRO_Lferr_CH_V1, whole genome shotgun sequence genome window below encodes:
- the LOC132032632 gene encoding transcription factor bHLH49-like, protein MDTGSKNDTERQKRNDDATNFQSRNMSLDWQLSGSNLTNASMGMIASSNRLVDSFFPTIWDRPTNSSNLSFYGTNAQINPCTTNPHEFAAIASGPPNAMLKGGLFVPSIPGMLPQSLAQLPADSGLIERAARFSCFSGGNFSDIMNNFSVPESMKPCYREQAPTWRPEETVNPQKQNMRNGVESFKDVSLPNKNKTNEQRPLKNEKKNENFNISRDEGKKSVGLSGNESDEAECSGRLEEMGSAGLESSTKGGLGSRKRKRYGQDTELDRIKGAQQLPAEPEQERTETQKGEDSLSSPASKNGGKNSKQRSQSSDPPKEEYIHVRARRGQATNSHSLAERVRREKISERMKYLQDLVPGCSKVTGKAVMLDEIINYVQSLQRQVEFLSMKLSTVNPQLDFNLDGLLAKDILQSHAGPSSSFACPPDNANMTYTSLHGLQSGLLQSGFPGDGNCTDAFRRSINPHFASMNGGYRDPSSEVPNVWRDDQLPNVVEMGFHSSALLDCQDLSSLPPNQMKAEP, encoded by the exons ATGGATACGGGGAGCAAGAATGATACTGAGCGACAAAAGAGGAACGACGATGCTACAAATTTTCAGTCACGAAATATGTCCTTAGACTGGCAATTAAGTGGAAGCAACCTGACAAATGCATCCATGGGGATGATCGCTAGTAGCAATCGTTTGGTAGATTCATTTTTTCCCACTATTTGGGATCGGCCTACCAATTCGTCAAACTTAAGTTTCTATGGTACTAATGCTCAAATCAATCCTTGCACTACAAATCCACATGAGTTTGCAGCAATTGCCTCGGGCCCACCGAATGCAATGCTGAAAGGGGGCTTGTTTGTACCGTCTATTCCTGGAATGCTTCCTCAAAGCTTAGCTCAGCTTCCAGCTGATTCAGGATTGATTGAGAGAGCTGCAAGGTTTTCATGCTTCAGTGGAGGAAACTTCAGTGATATCATGAACAATTTTAGCGTCCCCGAGTCTATGAAGCCTTGCTATAGGGAACAAGCGCCAACGTGGAGACCGGAAGAAACTGTGAACCCTCAGAAGCAGAACATGAGAAATGGGGTTGAAAGTTTCAAGGATGTTTCTTTACCTAATAAGAACAAGACTAATGAACAAAGGCCTCTCAAGAATGAGAAGAAGAATGAAAACTTTAATATCTCTCgagatgaaggaaaaaaatcagTTGGATTGTCTGGAAATGAATCTGACGAAGCTGAATGTAGCGGCCGTCTAGAGGAAATGGGAAGTGCCGGCTTGGAGTCTTCCACAAAGGGCGGCCTTGGctcaaggaaaaggaaaagatatGGTCAG GATACCGAGCTTGATCGAATAAAGGGAGCACAACAGCTGCCAGCTGAACCTGAACAAGAACGAACCGAAACTCAGAAAGGAGAGGACAGCTTGAGTTCACCTGCCAGCAAGAATGGTGGAAAAAACAGTAAACAGAGGTCTCAATCTTCAGATCCACCTAAAGAAGAATACATACATGTTCGAGCTCGAAGAGGCCAGGCAACGAACAGCCATAGTCTTGCAGAAAGA GTAAGGCGAGAGAAAATAAGCGAAAGAATGAAATATCTTCAGGATCTTGTACCTGGTTGCAGCAAG GTTACTGGTAAAGCTGTAATGCTCGATGAGATCATTAATTATGTTCAATCTCTGCAAAGACAGGTTGAG TTCCTCTCAATGAAGCTTTCAACAGTAAACCCACAGCTAGATTTTAATCTTGATGGGCTCCTCGCAAAAGAT ATCCTCCAGTCACACGCAGGTCCTTCATCCTCATTTGCTTGTCCACCTGATAATGCGAACATGACTTATACTTCTTTGCACGGATTGCAATCTGGTCTGCTTCAGTCAGGCTTTCCTGGTGATGGAAATTGTACTGATGCGTTCCGTAGATCCATCAATCCCCATTTTGCCTCTATGAATGGTGGCTACAGGGACCCTTCATCTGAG GTACCTAATGTATGGCGGGATGATCAGCTGCCTAATGTTGTGGAGATGGGATTCCATTCAAGTGCGCTCCTCGATTGTCAGGATTTAA GTTCTTTGCCACCCAACCAGATGAAAGCAGAACCTTGA